A portion of the Penaeus monodon isolate SGIC_2016 chromosome 28, NSTDA_Pmon_1, whole genome shotgun sequence genome contains these proteins:
- the LOC119591403 gene encoding calmodulin-lysine N-methyltransferase-like produces the protein MCADCLFFDEGRESLLYSLLAVLRPGGTALVVAPARSGTFQMFASMCRPHFRVVVVEKYDGVVDDHVRKCAQDPHYNDNLHFPLLMILKKLGNN, from the exons ATGTGTGCTGATTG CTTGTTCTttgatgagggaagagagagtctCTTGTACAGCCTGCTTGCTGTACTGCGTCCAGGTGGAACAGCACTTGTTGTTGCTCCAGCACGCAGTGGAACCTTCCAAATGTTTGCCTCCATGTGTAGACCACACTTCAGAGTCGTTGTGGTTGAAAAGTACGATGGCGTCGTGGATGATCATGTCCGAAAG TGTGCACAAGACCCACACTACAACGATAACCTCCACTTTCCACTGCTGATGATATTGAAGAAGCTGGGAAACAATTGA